GAGTATGGAGGACACGGTACAACCACGAGCTATACCAGCTATATAGGGACCCCCCATTACGACTCACATCAAATTGATGCGCCTTCGCTGGGCAGGGCACGTACAACACATGCCAGATACCCGGGTTGCCAAGGTCATTTGAGGACAACCGGGAGGAAAGCGTGGTGCTGGAAAACCGAGAGCAAGATAGATAGACAACGTAACTGGGGATCACCGGAAACTTCTACGAACTAGGAGCTGGAGAAAGGCGTCGATGGACCGGCAGGAGTGGGGGCAAAGCATCAAGGAGGCCAGGGCTCGATTCGGGCTGTAGAGTCATTGTTGATGATGACAGATCGAGAGGAGTCGAGATgagggaaaaataaaaattcattagaGTACATatgcgaataaaattttaactgttTAATCACGAAAATTGCACTCTGGTCTCCACTCCTGCCGATCCAAGCATTAAGTTTTCAAATGTATGTGAAAATGCCAAAGAGAACAAAAACTATCCTTATAGACAAGCGATAGGATCGTTAATGTATTTGATGATAAGCACTAGGCCTGATATAGCGTATATAGTTGGAGAATTAAGTAGATTTATCGAAAAACCAAAGTATGAACACTGGCGTAAAGTGCAaagagtattaaaatatttagggGAAACGACAGAGTACGGAATAACTTTTGACGCAATCACATGACACAACTTTAACTGCATACAGTGACGCAGACTATGCAGGAGACGTCGATATAAGACAAAGCACAACAGGCTGGGTATGTCTTTTAAATGCAGGACCGATAGCATGGGGATCAAAGAAACAAACGGTTACTGCAACGTCGACGACTGAAGCAGAATTCATGGCACTCTTCACGACAGTTAAAGAAGTAATTTGGCTCAGAAAGTTACTAAAAGATTTGCAATGCGTTCAATCGAATCCTACTGTCGTCTATTGTGATAATCAAAGAGCGATTACAATTGTGAAAACTCCTGAATCGATCAGAAATACGAAACATAtagaagtaaaatttttctatacatgcgaaaaacaaagagagaaggaaatcgatataaaatgtaatgtcTCGAGATGCTCGGCAGTAATTATGTATGCCCTATAGCCACACAGTGTGCGTGTGACTACTCCGAACTGCCCCGAATCTTGTTGATTTCCTTAAGCCGGGTACAGACTTGAGCACAAACGCGCATGAGGCAAGCCGAGGCCGCATGAGCATACAAGTGTGGACGTTGATCCGAGGCGCGGCAGATTGCCTCGGATTATTCGCCGCCATTCGCCGCACGGCCTCGGACCGAGCCGAGCGCTGTCGGTCCATCAAAGACAATTCGTGCTCAGTTTGAACGTGTTCAAGCACGCGCGTACGGAGGACAGCCGCGCACGACACGAAGTGAAGATAAATTATCTACAGTAAGTGCaataaatgcagaaaatattttatatatatatatatatatatatatatatatattatatactaccTTGATCAAAAAATTCCtggaatttatttagaaaatgcaaaatacaagtttatATTGTCCCCTTCAAAGTACTCCCCATCGACTGCAACGCACTTATGCCAGCGCTTGATCCAAtcctcgaaacattttttatactcggTGTTCGGTATGGCCATCAGAGCCGTCTTCGATTTTTCCATTATCTCCTCGGCTGCTAAAACGCGTTCCCCGTAATGGTTTTTTGATTCAATTGAACAGAAAGAAGTCGCAAAATGTCAAGCATAACGCTGAAATTAGGCGGGACAGTTGTGCCAACCTAACAAAACAAACAGAACTCAAATCGGGTGACTGAGAGCGCTACACAGTGGTAATTCCGGGAACTTTTTGATCAAggtagtatatataaatgccacacgtatattgttttaaatgaaTATGTGTTTTGTAGTAATGGAATGGGACCAAGAAATATGcatacaattaataaacgaatataaaaataaggaagTTTTATGGAATCCGCGGGATTCCgcatattataacaaaataaaaaaagaagatgcTTGGAGAGAACTTGCTGAAAAAACAGGAAAGAGCAGTGAGgaagtgaaaaaaaagattgaaagtTTAAAAGGTTCATATAGGCGGGAGAAGACGCGAGTCAAAACAAGTATGGGAACAGGAAAAGGTAAGGAAAAAGAGACATTCTCGAAGGtaataagaaagaattttctaaagaatacatatatttgcaggacgacatgaaatttataaatcaaaatggTTCGCTTATGAAAGCCTACAATTTTTGGAAGATAAAGACGAGCCTCGGAGGACTATAAGCGTAAGtactttaattgaaaaaaattgaaagttaggataagatattttattgacaaaataTCTTCATATAACAAACATTTATTCAAACATATTGATTTTGCCAAGGTACCCTGCCAGTAGTACAGAAATAGTCAGTAAATTCCTCTCTTACTTCTTcagcaattaattttgttctaCGAGGTACATTTTTCAAAGGCAAAAGAGACGCCATTCCCTGTTGATCATTTCGCCAACTCCCAGGTGTCGTATGTCCATTAAGATCTGTATCTAAGGAACCTGGtggtgtatatatatttctggaGGTATTTCTccgtaaaaaattatgaaggcACACGACAGCCATCACAATCAATTCTGCTTTTTGTGGCTCTAAAAGCATTGGCTTTCGTAAAACTCTAAAGACACTAGATGCAATTCCGAAGGCATTTTCTACAACGCGGCGTGCCCTAGATAAAcggtaattaaatattcgttTTGGAGACCCGCTTGGGTGAATACCACTGTAGGGTTTCATTATATGGTCACTCAGAGAAAAGGCTGCATCTCCTAATAAAACATAAGAAACTTTCGTTCCTCTTCCAACCAGAGCTGAAGGCTCAGGTGCATTTAAATTTCtgttctctatttttttatacagttCACAATTTTTGAATACACCTCCATCCGAAATACGTCCTTGGCAGCCAATGTCAAcgaatatgaaattataatcaGCATCCGCTACAGCCATCAAAACAATGCTAAAGTAGGATTTGTAGTTATAAAAATCGCTTCCGCTGTTCATCGGAGCTTGTAAAGTAATGTGCTTTCCGTCGATAGCTCCTATACAGTGTGGAAAATTCCATatttcttcgaatttttcaGTAATTTTCTCCCATTCGTCTGGAGTTGACGGCATctgaaaaaattgaacaaataGAAATCATATTCGAATTTAgtctataaaatttatagtcTATAATAACACAAATAAACAGCAAGTTTAAAGAATttcaaaatgcatttatttatgtatttatttattttttcccgTAGAATTTGCAGACTGTGTCCGATAACGAAGGAACCAGCAATGAAACATTTGATGAGAACGAAGAAAGAGAACTAGAAAGGAGCCAGATCATCGAAGATTCGATCAATTCACAAACATTAGCTACGGAACAACTAACAGATGAAACTCATTGTCAGAATAAGGAGTTCAAGTCTCCGAAAAAACATCCtgcgaagaaaagaaagactGACGAGGATCCAATAATTACGGAAGCGTTAGGATATTTGCGACAAACAACTGCAGTTTCACAGCAGCGGAAAGACCAATGTAGCCTTTTCGGTGACTACATTGCGGATAAACTACGCACATTCAATAATCGTCTCCGTGCTATTGCACAAAATAGAATTTCTAACATCTTATTTGAATTAGAAATGAATCTATATACAAATCCTGATACTCATACAAGTATGCAATCTTCTTCTCCCGTTTACAGCAATTTTAACCAGAATACAATTCAAACACAACTATATCCACACAACCAGACTGGCACTCTCAACCCTGCTTTTAACGATCAATTTTCTCGTTCACCAATTTCTGCACATTATTTCACATCTCCCTCAGATTTATCTCATTTTCAACAAACAAACCGTTCATCTACTCTGCAAAACTCTGACAATCAACGACCGTCTACGCCATCCACTCCGGTCAGTTTTATCAACTCGCCTTATCCATCCCCTCAAGAAAACAAATCCAACTGCTTTCAATACTTTTCAGATTCTACCAATGATTCCCAGCgtacataataaaactatatcCTACAAATCCGCGTTATTAAATTCGTATTTTCCAAATAAGTggtactaataaaatatatttataatcaatatttgttatatttttacttatctTTATGTAACTGATGAGACAATCAATTATTGCTCGGCACACCTCCGGAACTATTTCCGATATCAGttgttttgatattttaaactgATATTGTAAACTGGTGAAGGAATCGCCAGTTGCAAGAAATCGTAAAGTTACAGCTAATCTTTCCTCAGCTGGGACTGCTTTTCGAAAAGTCGTATCACTTTTCGATATTTTGCCTTTGATGgcatttaacaaaaaaataaagtcatCTTCTGTCATTCTAACAAAGTTTCTGAACTGACCACTTTCTTTGTCAGCTAATAAATCATTTAGTAAGCAAATGTTGTTCACATTGCTTAATCGgcttctttttaaataaagctgTGTTGACCACCAGCGCCTTTGCtttctcgtttttttctttttttttaataaatgatgtaaaataaaaaaactgacGCAAGCCACTGCAACATTTTCGTTCGCTTCCATGTTCGTGCCGCTGACTCCGAACGACTCCGAATGACTCCGAACGACTGGAGCAACGTCGAATAGTTGCCTCGACTTGCCTTATGCGTTCTCGTGCGGAGACTTCAATTTTGCAGGCCGAGGCATTCGGTGCGGCCTCGACTTGCCTCATGCGCGTTTGTGCTCAAGTCTGTACCCGGCTTTACGACGCGATTCGAGCCGCAATTACCCGGCAGCCGCCCAGTCGCTCACATCTTATCTTCcaaatacatatttgtttGTTAGTTAATCCGTGGtctgtttattaaaatctcagttccgatatataataattctgaCGACAAGTAATTCGAACTCagatcgaaaaaaaagaaagcaatgAAAGTAGACTTGCAGCAGTATGAAGTATgaaaatctctctttctttctcactctcttttaaagaagaaaaaaagaaaacacgtAGCTCCCGAGCCGCaggaaatcaaaataataaatattcacattGCAAATATTCAAATCGCTTTTTCTCGAAGACGCTTGAGAAGCGCGTCCTACGGCTTGGTCCATAAGAGTTTCTTTTTAAGCACTGCAAGTACGTAAAATTTTAACCAAATCGGGGATATAAACGTCGTGACCTCCCCTTGTAAGTCTTGCAATACGTGTACAAAAAAAGGGCACTTGGCAACAGCATGTCAACAGAAGAAGCAGCGGGGCAACCTTCAACATCTCGATAGAGAGGCTGATGGCGgcgaggaagagagggagaccTACGATTTCTTCACTCTGGAGGCAGATAGCGACGCGAGAACCACAGGGGTCGGGATCGTAAATATAAATCGTAATAACGAAGCGAAACCAATGTCAATAAATGTCAAGGTAAACGGAATCAAAGTAAATATGGAAGTTGACAAGAACACTTATATGTCGGTAATTTCGCGAGAAACTAAAGATCGATTGTTCCCCGCGATAAAGATTAATAAGACAAACAAGAAGTTAAACACGTACGGTAAGATTCCACTCAAACAAGATGGATTTCTAGACAACTTGCAAGTAGAAATTAAGGGAATTAAAGCAACGTTAAGTATGGTAGTAATGACAAGGCCCGAACCGACGTTAATAGGTCGTCAATGGTTATGTGCATTCGGAATGTGGCCtttaaaattagagaaagagTTAGTAAATAATCAAAGCAATTGTAATAAGACAATTGATTTCGTCGGcgttataaaagatattaaaaatccgCGGTTGTTTGGTCCAGGTCCAGGGGTATATAATAAAGGCGTGCTCAAAATGGAAAAAGTAGAGAATGAAATAGATAGTAGAATTACCGATCGGTTGGTAAAACTAGAACACCTCGATAAGATTGACGTCAGTGAGTGGTCAACGCCGATCGTACCGGTGATAAAGAAGAATGACTCAATTAGAATCTGTAGTAATTTTAAACTCACAATAAACCCGTGTTTAGTAATCGATCGTCATCCGCTGAGCGGCGGTACAAAGTTCTCTGAAATTGATTTGGAGCACGCATATATGCAGATTCCGGTAGAGGAAAgtttgagaaattatttaactattGTTACGCATAAGGGGTTATACAGATATACCATAATGACTGAGGAAATAGCCTCAGGATCGGGAGATTTTCAACGGAAAATCGAGCAATGCCTTGCCGGAATTGATAACGTTATTCTGTAccttgataatattttttgtaccgGCAAAAATGGCGACGAACACTTGCAAACGCTTCGTATGGCCTTCAAACGGCTTGAAGATAGTGGGCTAAgagtaaatataaacaaatgtaatttttgtaaggAACGCTTAGACGTTCTCGGGTTTATTATCGATAAAGAGAGATTTTACACAAATCTCTCACGAAGGTAAAACTATTGTTGACACCTCGAGGCCCAAAGACACGAAGCAATTGCAATCGTTCATAGGCCTAGTAACGTACTATACAAGATTTTTACCCGATAGAGCCAATAAATTGAAACCGCTATACGAGagtatgaaagaaaataaatttatttggtCAAAAAAAATGCGACGTCGCGTTTGAATGGATAAAAACAGAGTTGACATCAACTTGGCTCATTATGATAGGaatgaagaaaatttgttAGCTTGCGATGCATCGTCCTACGGCCTGTCTGCGATATTGTCTCATAAATACTCGGACGGGTTGGAGGAACCAATAGCTTACGCGTCCAAAATAATACCAGCAAAAGAGCTGCATCAAGCACCAATTGATAAAAAAGCCAGTACGATCATATTCGgatttataaagttttataattacatttacggCAAAGAGATTATTCTAAGGACGGACCACAAGCCTTTGATTTATATCTTTGGTCCAAAACAAGAGATTCCGTTAATGATAACTAGCAGATTACAAAGATGGTCGTATTTCCTGTCGAGATTTGCATACAGAATCGAATACATTAGGTCCGGACAAAACGGTAACTGCGATGCACTATCCAGGCTCCCTATCAACGACTCGATGACAGTTTTTGAGAGCAAGTACACCGCAGTGAATTATGTAAGCGAGGTACTGCAATCATTAAATACGATAGAAATTgctaaagaaacaaaatgcgataaaatactgagtaaaattataaagtatgtGAATGATGAGTGGTCGAATGTGAATGAGCTAAGTGAGTATGAACAAAAGTGTCATGCAAAAAGGGATAAATTAACAGTGGAAAAAGGGTGTCTTCTCTGGGGATACAGAATTGTCATCCCAGAAGAAGTGAAGGAAATAGTGCTGCGAGAATTACACGCGTCACACTTTGGGATTGTTAAGATGAAGACGATAGCAAAGTCATATATGTAGTGGCCGaatattgacaaaaaaattgaacagATAGCGGCGACGTGTATGGCGTGTGCGCCAGAACGAAAAAAAACCCCAAATGTACCACTAACACCTTGGCCTTGGCCCGATAAGTTTTGGTCCAGAATCCATTCCGATTTTTTAGGTCCTTTTTTTGGTCATATGTTTATGATTGTAATCGATGCTCACGCTAAATGGCTGGAAGTAATCGATATGCGCAAATGCACTCAGACGTCCAAAGTAATcaaagaatttagaaaattatttgcacgGTTCGGTCTGCAACGGCACTTGGTTACCGAAAACGGTACCCAGTACACAAGCTTAGAGTTTAAAGAATTTCTTAAAAGCAGCGGAGTCAAACATAGCTTTTCCACGCCGCATCACCCCGCGACGAACGGTGCAGCCGAAAACTTTGTGGAAACGTTCAAAGACAAAGTAACTTAAATAGTGAAGAGCGGTAAAAATCTTGGGTATGCGATAGATTTGTTTGTATTCGATTACCGAGCGACTGAGCATTGCACGACGGGTCGAAGTCCAGCATATAAGCACGAACTTAGAACTCGATTCGATTTACTTAAACCTGACACGAGCGATATGGTAAACACGAAGCAAATCACACAGATAGCAGGCAGAAAAGGCAATCGTAATGTTAATTTGAATGTAGGTGATGTCGTCCTTGTAGACGATTTTAGCGTACGcagtgagaaaaaaattaaaggcaaaatcataaagaaattatCGCCTGTGACATTTCAGGTGGAGATTGCGTCCGGTAAAATTTGGAAACGTCACGTAGATCAGATTATACGATTTGACGAGGCGAGCAACACACGAAAAAATGAGTGGGATACCGTAGGGGAAAATGTTAGAAGTccggaaaaaatataatttgacgtTCAGAAAGACTTAAGTAGAGACAGACGAAAAGGGGAGGAAATTGTAATGAGATGCTCGGCAATAATTATGTATGCCCTATAGCCACACAGTGTGCGTGTGACTACTCCGAATTGCTCCGAACTGCCCCGAATCTTGTTGATTTCCTTACGACGCGACTTGAACCGCAGTTACCCGGCAGCCGCCCAGTCGCTCACATCTTATCTTCcaaatacatatttgtttGTTAGTTAATCCGTGGTCTGTTTATTAAAACCTCAGTCccgatatataacataaaacatataacATAAACCACGCAAAAGCAATTGGCTGATACTTTAACAAAACCACTCGCAAGAGATAAGTTTCAAGGTTTTCGAATCTGTTTTGGAATACATTAAtctttcatatattaaaaGGCGAGAAAGAGTGTTGAGATATTACGCCTtctaatatgtaatttgcgcTACCGAAATGTACCTATTTTCGGTGAGATAGGGAAGTAACAAGAGCTGTTGATCGTTGGTCAATAATCGATCAGCGCGCGACATCGTGTGTCAACTCTAAAGACTATCTTACTTTAGTCCTCGCTACTGTTTCCGTTTCCGCTTTCTCTCACATTTCACGCACTCACTCACGAGGCTGAGAGCTGTGTTGTTCGACACGTGTAATAAAGTCTTCCGAAACGTATTCCAGGCAATATCAAAATTCTCCGCGATAACTGTGATATTTTTCACGCACTCAAGAGCGCGATCCCGGAGGTATGAAATTAGATAATGCATACGCGAGAaattaaagacatctttattattgataataagGGACGTAAACCGATTGCGAAAGCTCTACCATTCTTCGTACTTTCCGTTAAACGGAGGAAGTTTTATCGACGGAAGATGTGACAAAGAAAACGCGGACGACGGAACTGCGGGTGACTGCGGTCCGAAACTAAGATTTGATTTATTCGGACTTACATACGGTTCCAGTTCCTCCAGACACTTGTTCATATAATCGGATGCGATCCGATACTTCTCCTCGTAGGCGTCGTACTGTTAATCCTTGAAGGAGTCGTGAGTCGTTCGCTCAGCAACGGGAATCGCAGAAGGGCGAAGTGTCCACCTTCGATGGTTGCCCAGACGTCCTTCAAGTCACTGACTCGACTGCGAATTTTCGCCACAGTCAggttattttttccaattttcttGAAGTTCTCCTGCGCGCGGTCGACCTTTCGCAGTCGCTGGAACTGCCTTTCTAGCAGTTGTTCACTCATTGTGCTTGACAATGTGTTTGTCTAAAACTCTCCTCGTAACGAGAATTGCCCCAATCCGGCTCGAAGATGTTTTGTGCTCGGCCGAGGTGACTTCGGGACACGAATTGAATCCCGGGATCACCCTGACAAAGACGCGGGGCAAGGGCCGAGAAAGAAGTTAGCGAGGAGTGGAGTTTAGATGACGCACGGCTTTTGTTTTGATTTACAAGCACAATTTCTTTCACACGTTTTACAAAATGTTCTCGCACTCGCGCAACCGAGCGAGCTAAGCATTCGCGGTAAATGTCGGAACAGAAATCTTGCGTCGCTCGTACTCTCTGCGATGGCTCGCGAAACGGAAATCTTGAAGAGCGATTGAGTACCGCCCTCGCGATCGGAAATCTTTAACGCGACCGACGGATATCTTGCTCGCGAGGCAGATAAGCAACCGCGAACACGATGACGTGCGAGATACTCAGGCGCACTTATGGTCACTCGGAAACGCAATGGCGGGCACG
The Temnothorax longispinosus isolate EJ_2023e chromosome 7, Tlon_JGU_v1, whole genome shotgun sequence DNA segment above includes these coding regions:
- the LOC139816270 gene encoding uncharacterized protein, with product MLDFGIPPKLVRLTRSTMLNTKCRVKVEVRRVRGASRIETGGWIGMLFNLILEHVVGYADDLNILGRLVAAVREAFQDLEAAARDIGLRVNESKTKVMVQSKRRRDRMGQNITMADHNFKVVNDFAYLGSNVNSENDETREIQKRITVGNRTLDADYAGDVDIRQSTTGWVCLLNAGPIAWGSKKQTVTATSTTEAEFMALFTTVKEVIWLRKLLKDLQCVQSNPTVVYLMEWDQEICIQLINEYKNKEVLWNPRDSAYYNKIKKEDAWRELAEKTGKSSEEVKKKIESLKGSYRREKTRVKTSMGTGKGRHEIYKSKWFAYESLQFLEDKDEPRRTISNLQTVSDNEGTSNETFDENEERELERSQIIEDSINSQTLATEQLTDETHCQNKEFKSPKKHPAKKRKTDEDPIITEALGYLRQTTAVSQQRKDQCSLFGDYIADKLRTFNNRLRAIAQNRISNILFELEMNLYTNPDTHTSMHFTSPSDLSHFQQTNRSSTLQNSDNQRPSTPSTPVSFINSPYPSPQENKSNCFQYFSDSTNDSQRT